A window from Gaiellales bacterium encodes these proteins:
- a CDS encoding acyl-CoA dehydrogenase family protein has product MSDAPAVTPEIQALRERYAAFMDAHVYPNEAAFARGDDASQELIADVRRQAREAGLWAPHIGPEAGGTGQGFLTYALLNEQIGRSYWGQLAFGCQAPDAGNGEILALAGTAEQKAAWLAPLVAGDVRSFFGMTEPEVSGADPTGLESRAREDGDAWVIDGHKWFSTGADGAGFGIVMAVTDPDAPPRRRMSLIVVPADTPGVGVVRRIEVFGHEGRGWDSHCEVRFSSVRVPMANTLGERGDGFRLAQMRLGPGRIHHAMRWIGQMQRAFDLMCARSLERTAFGEPLAEKGAVQTWIADSAAQITACRLMTLDAAGRIDRGEDARVAISLIKTFAAVALHDVIDRAVQVHGALGVSGDSPLAAMYLGARYARILDGPDEVHRMVVARRILERYRSGDGWSFE; this is encoded by the coding sequence ATGAGCGACGCCCCGGCCGTGACACCCGAGATCCAGGCGCTGCGCGAGCGCTACGCGGCGTTCATGGACGCGCACGTCTACCCCAACGAGGCCGCCTTCGCCCGCGGCGACGACGCCTCGCAGGAGCTGATCGCCGACGTGCGTCGCCAGGCCCGGGAGGCCGGGCTGTGGGCGCCGCACATCGGCCCCGAGGCGGGTGGCACCGGCCAGGGCTTCCTCACCTACGCCCTCCTGAACGAGCAGATCGGCCGCAGCTACTGGGGCCAGCTCGCCTTCGGCTGCCAGGCGCCCGACGCCGGCAACGGCGAGATCCTGGCCCTGGCCGGGACGGCCGAGCAGAAGGCGGCATGGCTCGCGCCACTTGTCGCGGGCGACGTGCGCTCCTTCTTCGGCATGACCGAGCCCGAGGTGTCCGGCGCCGACCCGACCGGCCTCGAGAGCCGGGCGCGCGAGGACGGCGACGCGTGGGTGATCGACGGCCACAAGTGGTTCTCGACCGGCGCCGACGGCGCGGGGTTCGGGATCGTCATGGCGGTGACCGACCCCGACGCCCCGCCGCGCAGGCGGATGTCGCTGATCGTCGTCCCGGCCGACACGCCCGGCGTGGGGGTGGTGCGCCGTATCGAGGTCTTCGGCCATGAGGGCAGGGGCTGGGACTCCCACTGCGAGGTGCGCTTCTCCTCGGTCCGGGTGCCGATGGCGAACACCCTCGGCGAGCGCGGCGACGGCTTCCGCCTGGCCCAGATGCGGCTGGGGCCGGGCCGCATCCACCACGCGATGCGCTGGATCGGCCAGATGCAGCGCGCCTTCGACCTCATGTGCGCCCGCAGCCTCGAGCGGACGGCGTTCGGCGAGCCGCTCGCCGAGAAGGGGGCGGTGCAGACCTGGATCGCAGACTCCGCCGCCCAGATCACCGCCTGCCGGCTGATGACGCTCGACGCCGCGGGCCGGATCGACCGGGGCGAGGATGCCCGCGTCGCAATTTCGCTCATCAAAACGTTTGCCGCCGTCGCGCTACATGACGTGATCGACCGGGCCGTGCAGGTACACGGCGCGCTGGGCGTCTCGGGCGACTCGCCGCTGGCCGCGATGTACCTGGGCGCGCGGTACGCCCGGATCCTCGACGGCCCGGACGAGGTGCACCGGATGGTGGTCGCCCGCCGCATCCTCGAGCGGTACCGATCGGGCGATGGCTGGAGCTTCGAGTAG
- a CDS encoding phosphotransferase family protein, whose amino-acid sequence MAGASSSPGVDVAAVAGFCDRHGVGAGPTRVEPLGDGHSNLTYLVERDGARVVLRRPPPPPLPPSAHDMVRESGIVAALHRAGARVPEVLAVCRDESVIGVPFYLMTLIEGVPIDTQLPVEIDDATERARLGTDVVDALVEVHAIDIRAAGLDAFGRPDGYLLRQVRRFLGLWDVNRTRDLPLVAELGAALAQTVPESGPATVVHGDYRVGNLLAAPDAPGRVSAILDWELATIGDPLADLGYLFSTYADSGPPPAEGIVDLSPVTRSAGFPTGAELVERYAARAGRPVARLAWYEALAHWKAAIFCENMYKRFLAGERRDAFARAMERGVPARLEAAAAAAARDRAPAP is encoded by the coding sequence ATGGCTGGAGCTTCGAGTAGCCCGGGCGTCGACGTCGCCGCCGTCGCCGGCTTCTGCGACCGGCACGGGGTGGGCGCCGGCCCGACCCGCGTGGAACCGCTCGGGGACGGGCATTCCAACCTGACCTACCTGGTCGAGCGGGACGGCGCCCGGGTCGTGCTGCGCCGGCCGCCGCCCCCGCCGTTGCCGCCCTCGGCGCACGACATGGTGCGGGAGAGCGGCATCGTCGCTGCGCTTCACCGGGCCGGGGCCCGCGTCCCCGAGGTGCTGGCCGTCTGCCGGGACGAGAGCGTCATCGGCGTGCCGTTCTACCTGATGACGTTGATAGAGGGCGTTCCCATCGATACGCAACTTCCTGTCGAAATCGATGACGCGACGGAACGCGCACGTCTTGGTACCGACGTCGTCGACGCGCTCGTCGAGGTCCACGCCATCGACATCCGCGCGGCCGGCCTCGACGCCTTCGGCCGGCCAGACGGCTACCTGCTCCGCCAGGTGCGCCGCTTCCTCGGCCTCTGGGACGTGAACCGCACCCGCGACCTGCCGCTGGTGGCGGAGCTGGGCGCGGCCCTGGCACAGACCGTGCCGGAGTCCGGCCCGGCCACCGTCGTGCACGGCGATTACCGGGTCGGCAACCTCCTGGCCGCCCCCGATGCACCCGGGCGGGTGTCGGCGATCCTCGACTGGGAGCTCGCCACGATCGGCGATCCGCTGGCCGACCTGGGCTACCTGTTCTCGACCTACGCCGACTCCGGGCCGCCGCCGGCAGAGGGGATCGTCGACCTCTCGCCCGTCACCCGGAGCGCGGGCTTCCCGACCGGTGCCGAGCTCGTCGAGCGCTACGCCGCGCGGGCCGGCCGCCCGGTCGCGCGCCTGGCCTGGTACGAGGCGCTCGCCCACTGGAAGGCCGCCATCTTCTGCGAGAATATGTACAAGCGATTCCTCGCCGGCGAGCGGCGCGACGCCTTCGCCCGGGCCATGGAGAGGGGAGTGCCGGCCAGGCTCGAGGCGGCGGCGGCCGCAGCGGCCCGGGACCGCGCGCCGGCCCCATGA
- a CDS encoding long-chain-fatty-acid--CoA ligase, producing MTSSASHAPLSPLTLLTHAGHVWRHRPALRWDDWTASYAELVDRCARGASALRACGVRPGDRVAAFLPNVPEMLELHFAVPAAGAILVPINVRIAAAEVAYILEHSAARVLVVHPTLAATAAEAVAGLADPPLVIETRAAPHDASDYEARLAAREPGPIEAPADETALLSINYTSGTTGRPKGVMYTHRGAYLHTLGVIAEAQIDARARYLWTLPMFHCNGWAFTWAVTAMGGEHRCLPRFDPGAVWRMMAAGEVTHLCGAPTVLLMLAGDPARTALPHEVRVFVGGAPPSPALLGTVEELGMRVTHLYGLTETYGPIAVCAWQPAWDGLPADERVQLRSHQGVGTVVSEVIRIVDPSGADVPADGETVGEIVMQGNNVAVGYYRDEETTAAAFRDGWFHSGDLGVMHPDGYVEIRDRLKDMIISGGENISSIEVEHALAGHPDLVEVAVIGIPDELWGEVPKAYAVARQGAAPTLEELRGHAGGRLARHKLPKSVELVDALPKTATGKVQKHVLRERARETAAHGVAG from the coding sequence ATGACGTCCTCCGCATCACACGCGCCGCTCAGCCCGCTCACCCTGCTGACGCACGCCGGGCACGTGTGGCGCCACCGGCCGGCGCTGCGCTGGGACGACTGGACGGCCTCGTACGCCGAGCTCGTCGACCGCTGCGCCCGCGGCGCGTCCGCCCTGCGGGCGTGCGGCGTTCGGCCCGGCGATCGCGTCGCCGCCTTCCTGCCCAACGTCCCCGAGATGCTCGAGCTGCACTTCGCCGTGCCGGCCGCGGGCGCGATCCTCGTCCCCATCAACGTGCGCATCGCGGCGGCGGAGGTGGCGTACATCCTCGAGCACTCCGCCGCCCGCGTCCTCGTCGTGCACCCGACCCTGGCGGCCACGGCCGCCGAGGCGGTCGCCGGCCTGGCCGACCCGCCGCTCGTGATCGAGACGCGCGCCGCGCCGCACGATGCATCCGACTACGAGGCCCGGCTGGCGGCGAGGGAGCCCGGCCCGATCGAGGCGCCGGCCGACGAGACGGCGCTCCTCTCGATCAACTACACGAGCGGCACGACGGGGCGCCCGAAGGGTGTGATGTATACGCATCGCGGCGCCTATCTGCACACGCTCGGCGTGATCGCGGAAGCGCAGATCGATGCGCGGGCGAGATACCTGTGGACGCTGCCGATGTTCCACTGCAACGGCTGGGCGTTCACCTGGGCGGTTACGGCGATGGGCGGCGAGCACCGCTGCCTGCCGCGGTTCGACCCGGGCGCCGTGTGGAGGATGATGGCGGCCGGTGAGGTCACCCACCTGTGCGGCGCGCCGACGGTGCTCCTGATGCTGGCGGGCGACCCGGCCCGGACGGCGCTTCCCCACGAGGTGAGGGTCTTCGTCGGCGGCGCCCCGCCCTCGCCGGCGCTGCTCGGAACGGTCGAGGAGCTCGGCATGCGCGTCACCCACCTCTACGGCCTCACGGAGACGTACGGGCCGATCGCCGTGTGCGCCTGGCAGCCGGCGTGGGACGGGCTGCCCGCAGACGAGCGGGTGCAGCTGCGCTCCCACCAGGGCGTCGGCACGGTCGTGAGCGAGGTGATCCGGATCGTCGACCCGTCCGGCGCGGACGTCCCCGCCGACGGCGAGACGGTCGGCGAGATCGTCATGCAGGGCAACAACGTCGCAGTCGGCTACTACCGCGACGAGGAGACCACCGCGGCGGCGTTCCGCGACGGCTGGTTCCACTCCGGCGATCTGGGCGTGATGCATCCCGACGGCTACGTCGAGATCCGCGACCGGCTCAAGGACATGATCATCTCCGGCGGCGAGAACATCTCGAGCATCGAGGTCGAGCATGCGCTCGCCGGCCATCCCGACCTCGTCGAGGTGGCGGTGATCGGCATCCCCGACGAGCTGTGGGGCGAGGTGCCGAAGGCTTATGCCGTCGCGCGCCAGGGCGCGGCGCCGACGCTCGAGGAGCTGCGCGGGCACGCCGGCGGCCGGCTGGCGCGGCACAAGCTGCCGAAGTCGGTCGAGCTCGTCGACGCGCTGCCGAAGACCGCCACCGGCAAGGTGCAGAAGCACGTCCTGCGCGAGCGGGCGCGGGAGACGGCCGCGCAC